A part of Gemmatimonas groenlandica genomic DNA contains:
- the hemH gene encoding ferrochelatase: MTPSDVLPFRRPSSVHGHAQPSPRSGEGAGTGIVMMNLGGPATLDEVEPFLLRLFADKEIIQLPWQDVLGKFIATRRAPKVRKLYDAIGGGSPILTWTKAQGDAMCARLDEMSPDTAPHKFYVSFRYTAPFADDALKAMKADGITRAVAFTQYPQWSCSTTGSSLNDLWRALDRTGLQDAFTWSIIDRWGEHEGFVRSMASAIDDGLDQYADHERDDVLVLFSAHSLPLKVIDRGDAYPAEIAASVSRVVQAAELRNPYMLSFQSEVGPVRWLGPSTETMIKQLAARGQKNVLVVPIAFTSDHIETLSEIDIEYGELAHSLGMTGFKRAPSLNARTEFLDALADIVNGHLESGQPHSTQYKQNCPGCTNAACRGLPSKMTTQGTRDVSVESAASR; encoded by the coding sequence ATGACGCCCTCTGATGTTCTGCCGTTCCGTCGCCCGTCGAGTGTACACGGGCATGCGCAACCGTCGCCCCGTTCCGGCGAGGGTGCTGGTACCGGGATCGTGATGATGAACCTCGGCGGGCCGGCGACGCTCGACGAAGTGGAGCCGTTCCTGCTCCGGCTGTTTGCCGACAAGGAGATCATTCAGCTCCCATGGCAGGATGTGCTGGGCAAGTTCATCGCCACTCGTCGTGCGCCAAAAGTGCGCAAGCTGTATGACGCGATCGGGGGCGGGTCGCCGATTCTCACGTGGACCAAGGCGCAGGGCGACGCCATGTGTGCGCGCCTCGATGAAATGTCTCCCGACACCGCGCCGCACAAGTTCTACGTATCGTTTCGCTACACCGCGCCGTTCGCCGACGATGCCCTGAAGGCAATGAAGGCCGACGGCATCACGCGCGCCGTGGCGTTCACGCAGTATCCGCAGTGGTCATGCTCCACCACGGGTTCGAGCCTCAACGACCTGTGGCGCGCGCTCGATCGCACCGGCCTGCAAGACGCGTTTACGTGGAGCATCATCGATCGGTGGGGCGAGCACGAGGGCTTCGTGCGCTCGATGGCCAGCGCGATCGACGACGGCCTCGATCAGTATGCCGATCACGAGCGAGACGACGTGCTGGTGCTCTTCAGCGCCCATTCGCTGCCGCTCAAGGTCATCGACCGTGGCGATGCGTATCCGGCCGAGATCGCGGCGTCGGTGAGCCGCGTGGTGCAGGCGGCCGAGCTGCGTAATCCATACATGTTGAGCTTTCAGTCGGAAGTGGGGCCGGTACGCTGGCTGGGCCCGAGCACCGAGACGATGATCAAGCAGCTGGCGGCGCGCGGGCAGAAGAACGTGCTGGTGGTGCCGATCGCGTTCACGAGCGATCACATCGAAACGCTGTCGGAAATCGACATCGAATACGGCGAGCTGGCACATTCGCTCGGTATGACGGGATTCAAGCGGGCGCCGTCGCTGAATGCGCGCACGGAGTTCCTCGATGCGCTGGCCGATATCGTGAACGGGCACCTGGAGTCTGGGCAGCCGCACAGCACGCAGTACAAGCAGAACTGTCCGGGGTGCACCAACGCCGCCTGTCGCGGATTGCCGTCGAAGATGACGACACAGGGCACACGCGATGTCTCTGTGGAGTCCGCGGCGAGTCGCTGA
- a CDS encoding penicillin-binding protein 1A: MAALSVICLSLALALVPAGLAAQGASASTGEAWQIITPPQATLVLGRDGSLIGELGRERRINVALRSLPKYVGNAFVAVEDKRFYQHDGVDLVGVAGAIKDAVTKGNLRGASTITQLLVGNMHPDLIDRRDVSAGRKLREQQAAREMERHYNKEQILEAFLNQISFGRGAYGIEMAARQFFGKGAADLTLAEAASLASMPKSPVQYDPARYPDRNRTRRNTVLALMAEQGYITAAQSAAAQREPVRTVTTTRSPAPWVVDVVRVQAERAGIAVMQGGYRIHTTIDAALQRSTQQALSSGLDEIETRPGFRGQRCARVAADTSAAATKKAKVEACLEGAAVVLDPTTGDVRALVGGRDYARSSFNRAVDGNRQPGSSFKAFVYAQSIAQGLAANAMVADTALRIRLDNGQIYSPDNADNAFLGALTLREALTRSRNPVAVQLALAVGMDSVIALARRAGLRSPISPYPSSALGASVVQPLDFVAAYATFDNGGVAVEPRFVQHIEDRNGRTVFTPQVAPPRSAMDPRVAFIMRDMLQDVVTRGTATALRKIVPSRIPVAGKTGTTNDNTDVWFVGMTPELVTGVWLGFDKPAMISPGAVGGTLAAPIAGQIIAAAYGNRASGAWTPPPGVVPVELDRATGQPSDGTTPNERRYVEWFMAGTEPGAPVWPWSLFRLGPIGY, translated from the coding sequence ATGGCCGCGCTGTCCGTTATCTGCCTGTCCCTCGCGCTGGCTCTCGTTCCGGCTGGACTGGCGGCGCAGGGTGCGTCGGCCTCCACCGGCGAGGCGTGGCAGATCATCACCCCGCCGCAGGCTACGCTGGTGCTCGGTCGCGACGGCTCGCTGATCGGAGAGCTGGGCCGGGAGCGTCGTATCAACGTCGCGCTGCGCTCGCTCCCCAAGTACGTCGGGAATGCGTTTGTCGCGGTGGAAGACAAACGCTTCTATCAGCACGACGGCGTGGATCTGGTCGGTGTGGCGGGCGCCATCAAGGACGCCGTCACCAAGGGCAATCTCCGCGGCGCGAGCACCATCACGCAGCTGCTGGTGGGCAACATGCACCCCGACCTCATCGACCGTCGGGATGTGTCGGCGGGACGCAAGTTGCGGGAGCAGCAGGCCGCGCGAGAAATGGAGCGGCATTACAACAAAGAGCAGATCCTCGAGGCGTTCCTCAATCAGATCTCGTTCGGACGTGGCGCGTACGGCATCGAGATGGCGGCGCGTCAGTTCTTCGGTAAAGGCGCGGCTGATCTCACGTTGGCGGAAGCCGCGTCGCTGGCGTCGATGCCCAAGAGCCCCGTGCAGTACGATCCGGCCCGCTATCCCGATCGCAACCGCACGCGCCGTAACACGGTGCTCGCGCTGATGGCAGAGCAAGGATACATCACCGCCGCGCAATCGGCCGCGGCACAACGCGAACCAGTACGCACAGTGACGACCACGCGTTCGCCGGCGCCGTGGGTGGTCGACGTGGTCCGCGTGCAGGCCGAGCGGGCAGGCATTGCCGTCATGCAGGGCGGGTATCGCATTCACACCACGATCGACGCCGCGCTGCAGCGATCCACGCAGCAGGCGCTGAGTAGTGGCCTCGATGAAATCGAGACGCGCCCCGGTTTTCGAGGACAGCGATGCGCTCGCGTGGCCGCTGACACATCCGCGGCGGCGACCAAGAAGGCGAAAGTCGAGGCGTGCCTGGAAGGTGCGGCGGTGGTGCTCGACCCCACCACGGGCGATGTGCGCGCGCTGGTGGGCGGGCGTGATTACGCGCGGAGCTCGTTCAATCGCGCGGTCGATGGCAACCGGCAGCCCGGCTCGAGCTTCAAGGCGTTCGTGTACGCGCAATCCATCGCGCAGGGGCTCGCTGCCAACGCCATGGTGGCGGACACCGCACTGCGCATTCGTCTCGACAACGGGCAGATCTACAGCCCCGACAACGCCGACAACGCGTTTCTGGGAGCCCTCACGCTGCGTGAAGCGCTGACGCGGTCGCGGAATCCGGTCGCGGTGCAGCTCGCGCTGGCGGTGGGCATGGACTCGGTCATCGCGCTGGCGCGCCGCGCTGGGTTGCGCTCGCCGATCTCGCCATATCCCTCGAGCGCGCTCGGCGCGAGTGTGGTGCAGCCGCTCGATTTCGTGGCCGCCTACGCCACATTCGACAACGGCGGCGTAGCGGTGGAACCGCGCTTCGTGCAGCATATCGAAGATCGCAACGGGCGTACGGTATTCACGCCGCAGGTTGCACCGCCGCGATCGGCGATGGACCCGCGGGTGGCCTTTATTATGCGCGACATGCTGCAAGACGTGGTCACGCGCGGCACCGCGACGGCGCTACGAAAGATCGTGCCGTCACGCATCCCAGTGGCGGGGAAAACGGGGACCACCAACGACAATACCGATGTCTGGTTCGTCGGGATGACGCCGGAGTTGGTCACCGGCGTGTGGCTGGGCTTCGATAAGCCGGCCATGATCTCACCGGGCGCGGTCGGCGGCACGTTGGCGGCACCGATTGCGGGGCAGATCATTGCCGCGGCCTACGGCAATCGCGCCAGTGGCGCGTGGACGCCACCGCCGGGCGTGGTGCCGGTAGAGCTCGATCGGGCGACAGGTCAGCCGTCGGATGGGACGACGCCGAACGAGCGACGCTATGTGGAGTGGTTCATGGCGGGGACGGAACCGGGAGCGCCGGTGTGGCCGTGGAGCCTCTTCCGTTTGGGGCCGATCGGGTACTGA